From the genome of Hymenobacter cellulosilyticus, one region includes:
- a CDS encoding glycosyltransferase family 4 protein, which produces MRLLVITYYWPPSGGAGVQRTLKFVKHLPSFGVQCTVVTVDPEKGAYPVLDESLAAEIPAGVRVIRTGTSEPFGSYKKLTGRQQIPYGGFANESKTSLQQRFFKFVRGNVFIPDPRRGWNGHVLRAVAELYAQGETFDAVLTSSPPHSTQLIGLALKKRYGLRWLADMRDPWTDIYYTKELNKTRLAGWLDARYERQVLEQADEVLVTSSDTKRLFLGKSPLLTDAKFHVIPNGYDESDFRESSSPPQDALLITHTGTISETYHIEEFLRACAECARRHPAVSLRLRFVGKVSAGVQDQIAAAGLAGRTEFVAFVPHEESVRYLLRASVLLMAIPDVAHNFGILPGKVFEYLAANKPIICIGPVGSDADNLLQECHAGRAFAYDAYETMLGYLDELARQWQQSPNLDLPALNHSRYSRRALTERLAGLIVK; this is translated from the coding sequence ATGCGTCTGCTCGTCATTACTTATTACTGGCCGCCTTCCGGGGGCGCCGGCGTGCAGCGGACGTTGAAGTTTGTCAAGCACCTGCCCAGCTTCGGCGTGCAGTGCACCGTGGTTACCGTGGACCCCGAAAAAGGCGCGTATCCGGTGCTGGATGAGTCGTTGGCGGCCGAAATTCCGGCGGGGGTGCGGGTTATTCGCACGGGCACGTCCGAACCCTTTGGCTCCTACAAGAAACTCACCGGCCGCCAGCAGATTCCCTACGGCGGCTTTGCCAACGAAAGCAAAACCAGCCTGCAGCAGCGGTTTTTCAAGTTTGTGCGCGGCAACGTGTTTATTCCCGACCCGCGCCGGGGCTGGAACGGGCACGTGCTGCGGGCCGTGGCCGAGCTCTATGCCCAGGGCGAAACCTTCGACGCGGTGCTCACCAGCTCCCCGCCCCACTCCACCCAGCTCATCGGCCTGGCTTTGAAAAAACGCTACGGGCTGCGCTGGCTGGCTGATATGCGCGACCCCTGGACCGATATTTACTACACCAAAGAGCTTAACAAAACCCGCCTGGCCGGCTGGCTCGATGCCCGCTACGAGCGGCAGGTGCTCGAGCAGGCCGACGAAGTGCTGGTAACCAGCTCCGACACCAAGCGGCTGTTTCTGGGCAAGTCGCCGCTGCTGACCGATGCCAAGTTCCACGTCATTCCGAACGGCTACGACGAGAGTGACTTCCGGGAGTCTTCTTCCCCGCCCCAAGACGCGCTGCTTATCACCCACACCGGCACGATTTCGGAAACGTACCACATTGAGGAGTTTTTGCGGGCTTGTGCCGAGTGTGCCCGGCGCCACCCCGCAGTGTCGCTGCGGCTGCGCTTCGTGGGCAAGGTATCGGCGGGCGTGCAGGACCAGATTGCCGCTGCCGGTCTGGCCGGGCGCACCGAATTCGTGGCCTTCGTGCCCCATGAGGAATCGGTGCGCTACCTGCTGCGGGCTTCGGTGCTGCTGATGGCCATTCCGGACGTGGCCCACAACTTCGGCATTCTGCCGGGCAAGGTGTTCGAGTATCTGGCGGCCAACAAGCCCATTATCTGCATCGGCCCGGTGGGCTCCGACGCCGACAACCTGCTGCAGGAATGCCACGCGGGCCGCGCCTTTGCCTACGACGCCTACGAAACCATGCTTGGCTACCTCGACGAGCTGGCCCGGCAGTGGCAGCAAAGCCCCAATCTGGACTTACCAGCCCTCAACCACTCCCGGTACTCGCGCCGGGCCCTGACCGAGCGGCTGGCCGGCCTGATTGTTAAATAG
- a CDS encoding ferritin-like domain-containing protein, protein MKSMLPVSIRREAVATPVLPGRRSFLFYSGAGMALGSLWLAGCKDDEVTPAPVPAPTLTSFTPSTGTPGTTITVTGTNFAGTTAVTVGGAAAPFTVVSATTLTLTIPATATTGSIAVSTPGGTATSTTPLTVLPPASTITSFTPASAFPGATVTLTGTNFTGATGVTVGGVAVATYSVVNATTLTLVVPNTAQTGLIVITTPSGTGTSTTPLTVLPLYVNVGSGDLGVLNYAYALEQLEAAFYEAVKKGAYYAQAPVAEKQALADISNHENVHRDLLRNVLGNNAIKTLETDFSSIDVTSRSQVLAAARQFEDLGVAAYNGAARFLTNPAYLALAGKIVSVEARHAGLIRDLVSYNSFVDADVVNVSRGLELSKRPAVVAELVNTYLEPGSKLDVSGLK, encoded by the coding sequence ATGAAATCAATGCTTCCTGTTTCTATCCGCCGCGAGGCCGTGGCCACGCCAGTCTTACCGGGCCGCCGCTCCTTTTTGTTTTACAGCGGGGCCGGCATGGCCCTGGGCAGCCTGTGGCTGGCCGGCTGCAAAGACGATGAGGTCACGCCCGCTCCGGTGCCGGCGCCCACGCTGACGAGCTTTACCCCCAGCACGGGCACGCCGGGCACCACGATTACGGTTACCGGAACCAACTTTGCCGGCACTACGGCCGTGACCGTAGGAGGCGCGGCCGCGCCGTTCACGGTTGTCAGCGCCACCACGCTTACCCTAACTATTCCGGCTACCGCCACCACGGGCTCTATTGCCGTGAGTACGCCCGGCGGCACTGCTACCAGCACCACGCCCCTCACCGTATTGCCGCCGGCCAGCACCATCACCAGCTTCACGCCCGCCTCGGCCTTTCCCGGGGCTACTGTGACGCTCACTGGTACCAATTTCACGGGAGCCACGGGCGTTACCGTAGGAGGCGTGGCCGTTGCTACATACTCGGTAGTAAATGCCACCACCCTGACGCTGGTCGTGCCAAACACGGCCCAGACGGGTCTTATTGTGATAACAACGCCCAGCGGCACGGGCACCAGCACCACGCCCCTGACCGTACTGCCCCTATATGTGAACGTGGGCTCGGGCGACCTAGGTGTTCTTAACTATGCCTATGCCCTGGAGCAGCTTGAAGCCGCTTTCTACGAGGCCGTTAAGAAAGGGGCGTATTATGCCCAGGCTCCGGTGGCCGAAAAGCAGGCCCTGGCTGATATCAGCAACCACGAAAATGTCCACCGCGACCTGCTGCGCAACGTATTGGGAAACAACGCTATTAAAACCCTGGAAACTGATTTTTCCAGCATTGATGTGACCAGCCGGAGTCAGGTGCTGGCCGCGGCCCGGCAGTTCGAGGACTTGGGTGTAGCTGCCTATAACGGCGCGGCTCGTTTCCTGACCAATCCGGCGTATCTGGCCCTGGCAGGCAAAATCGTGTCGGTGGAAGCCCGCCACGCCGGCCTGATTCGGGACCTGGTGAGCTACAACTCGTTTGTGGATGCCGACGTGGTAAACGTGAGCCGGGGGCTAGAACTCTCGAAGCGGCCCGCCGTAGTGGCCGAGCTGGTAAATACCTACCTGGAGCCGGGCTCCAAGCTCGACGTTTCGGGGCTGAAATAA
- the pseG gene encoding UDP-2,4-diacetamido-2,4,6-trideoxy-beta-L-altropyranose hydrolase → MSFVRPRVIFRADGDARMGLGHVVRCLALADMLQPDFETIFVIRQPGENVQSQIEQSCLQTWLVPEGLNETQEIAWLRQQLTPTDIVVLDGYHFSPRYAQTLWLQGQPVVCLDDLVNHYIWADLIINQAGGIQPEAYRHVPGAQLCLGPAYALLRRPFQEATRTAVTQPDTQRIFLNMGGADPENHTLALLQQMQLLFPAKAVDVVTGAAYPHQASLQQYAQNQDQVRLHHALPAEQMAALLQSCGIHVCPPSGMAYECCAVGGLLFLHPIADNQRQLLNFLTETGLAFPYSTLAQLPEPELAALALAGRQRQRQVFDGQAAYRFQRAFSELYAASQLGVRRARTEDAQQYFTWANDPEVRRNAIHSAPIEWPTHLQWFTRRLTDPDSFLYIFEREGTAVGQVRIEFSDSVGTIDYSVATAYRGRGLGVALLRRALGQLRRDKPGQWALEGQVKASNLPSCRVFQRLGFAQLAAVQLHNDTYEVFRLAVASADFS, encoded by the coding sequence ATGTCTTTTGTCCGCCCGCGCGTTATTTTCCGAGCCGATGGCGACGCCCGCATGGGCCTGGGCCACGTCGTGCGCTGCCTTGCCCTGGCAGACATGCTGCAGCCTGATTTCGAAACCATATTCGTTATTCGGCAGCCCGGGGAAAACGTGCAGAGCCAAATTGAGCAAAGCTGCCTTCAGACGTGGCTGGTACCGGAAGGACTGAACGAAACCCAGGAAATAGCGTGGTTGCGGCAACAGCTCACGCCTACCGATATTGTTGTGCTGGACGGCTACCATTTCAGCCCCCGCTACGCCCAAACCCTGTGGCTGCAGGGCCAACCAGTGGTTTGCCTGGACGATTTAGTGAACCACTACATTTGGGCCGACCTGATTATCAACCAGGCTGGTGGGATACAGCCGGAAGCATACCGGCATGTGCCCGGTGCCCAGCTTTGCCTGGGCCCAGCCTACGCCTTGCTCCGGCGCCCTTTCCAAGAAGCTACGCGAACTGCCGTTACCCAGCCCGATACGCAGCGTATCTTCTTGAACATGGGCGGGGCCGACCCGGAAAACCATACCTTGGCCCTGCTCCAACAGATGCAGCTGCTGTTTCCAGCCAAAGCCGTTGACGTAGTAACCGGCGCTGCGTATCCTCACCAAGCCAGCCTGCAGCAATATGCCCAAAACCAAGACCAGGTAAGGCTGCACCACGCGCTACCGGCCGAGCAAATGGCCGCCTTACTGCAAAGCTGTGGTATTCACGTTTGCCCGCCCAGCGGCATGGCCTACGAGTGCTGCGCTGTGGGCGGCCTGCTGTTTCTACACCCCATTGCCGATAATCAGCGGCAGCTGCTGAACTTCCTGACCGAAACCGGTTTGGCCTTTCCTTATTCTACCTTGGCACAGCTACCTGAGCCTGAGTTAGCTGCACTGGCGCTTGCCGGGCGGCAAAGGCAGCGTCAGGTATTTGATGGACAGGCTGCTTACCGGTTTCAGCGGGCCTTTTCGGAGCTATACGCCGCTTCCCAGCTTGGCGTGCGCCGGGCCCGGACCGAGGATGCCCAGCAGTACTTTACCTGGGCCAACGACCCGGAGGTGCGGCGCAATGCTATTCACTCCGCTCCCATTGAGTGGCCTACTCACCTCCAGTGGTTTACGCGCCGCTTAACTGACCCTGACTCATTTCTCTATATTTTTGAGCGGGAAGGCACGGCCGTGGGTCAAGTGCGCATTGAGTTTAGCGACTCCGTAGGCACTATTGATTACTCCGTAGCTACCGCCTACCGGGGCCGGGGCCTTGGCGTGGCGCTGCTGCGCCGGGCACTGGGCCAGCTTCGGCGCGACAAACCCGGACAGTGGGCGCTGGAAGGGCAAGTAAAAGCCAGCAACCTTCCCTCCTGCCGCGTGTTTCAGCGGCTGGGTTTTGCCCAACTTGCCGCCGTTCAGCTGCACAACGACACCTATGAAGTATTTCGGCTGGCAGTAGCTTCCGCCGACTTTTCCTGA
- the pseC gene encoding UDP-4-amino-4,6-dideoxy-N-acetyl-beta-L-altrosamine transaminase produces MLPIPYGRQHITEADIQAVTETLQSDYLTQGPKVAEFEQKFASYIGSSYAVAVANGTAALHLCALALNVQPGHRVITTPITFAASANCVLYCGGEVYFADIDPVTGLLDLQQVRRLLESQPKGYFHGLIPVDFAGLAVDLEQARALADEFGLWIIEDSCHAPGAYFTDSQGQQQRCGNGKFADLAIFSFHPVKHIATGEGGMITTNDPVLYEKLLMLRTHGITKDPAKMHRNDGGWYMEMQLLGYNYRMPDMLTALGISQLERADEGLVRRRQLAARYDEVFATMPAVTPLAGAPGHAYHLYVIQVPDRKGLYDFLREKQIFAQVHYIPVHTMPFYQELGWQFGDFPKAEAYYAQCLSIPLFPSLTDEQQAYVIACIQEFVQR; encoded by the coding sequence ATGCTTCCAATTCCCTACGGCCGCCAGCACATTACTGAAGCCGATATCCAGGCCGTTACCGAAACCCTGCAGTCCGACTACCTGACGCAGGGGCCTAAAGTGGCGGAGTTTGAACAGAAGTTTGCTTCCTATATCGGGTCAAGCTATGCGGTGGCCGTAGCCAACGGCACGGCGGCCCTGCACCTGTGCGCCCTGGCCCTGAATGTGCAGCCCGGCCACCGCGTTATCACTACGCCCATCACTTTCGCCGCCTCGGCTAACTGCGTGTTGTACTGCGGCGGGGAGGTCTACTTCGCCGACATCGACCCGGTTACGGGCCTGCTGGACCTGCAACAGGTTCGACGCCTGTTGGAAAGCCAACCCAAGGGCTACTTTCACGGTCTTATTCCCGTGGATTTCGCCGGCCTGGCCGTGGACCTGGAGCAGGCCCGGGCTTTGGCGGATGAGTTTGGCCTATGGATAATTGAAGATTCCTGCCACGCTCCGGGCGCATACTTCACCGATTCGCAAGGCCAACAGCAGCGCTGCGGCAACGGAAAGTTTGCTGATCTGGCTATTTTCTCCTTTCATCCCGTCAAGCATATTGCCACTGGCGAAGGCGGCATGATTACCACTAACGACCCGGTTCTGTACGAGAAGCTGCTGATGCTGCGCACTCACGGTATCACGAAGGACCCTGCCAAAATGCACCGCAACGATGGTGGCTGGTACATGGAAATGCAGCTTCTAGGTTACAACTACCGCATGCCCGATATGCTCACGGCTTTGGGTATCAGTCAACTGGAGCGCGCCGATGAAGGTTTGGTCCGGCGCCGGCAGCTGGCAGCCCGGTACGACGAAGTTTTTGCCACTATGCCTGCTGTAACGCCCCTGGCCGGGGCGCCCGGCCACGCGTATCACTTGTATGTTATTCAGGTGCCAGACCGGAAAGGGCTATACGATTTCCTGCGCGAGAAGCAGATTTTTGCCCAAGTTCATTATATCCCGGTGCATACCATGCCTTTCTACCAGGAGCTTGGCTGGCAGTTCGGCGACTTCCCCAAGGCGGAAGCCTACTATGCGCAGTGCCTGAGCATTCCGCTGTTTCCGTCCCTGACAGACGAGCAACAGGCCTACGTTATTGCCTGCATTCAGGAGTTTGTTCAGCGCTAA
- a CDS encoding glycosyltransferase family protein, with protein sequence MSGFPSLPRVGIISQARMTSSRLPGKVLQPIAGQPLLHYHLDHLRAAGQPVFLAITNKATDNPLADFAAQAGIPLTRGSEEDVLSRYWTCAQEHDLDIIVRVTSDCPLLDGQLIGEGIAEYIRLANPRLYLSNVLERTFPRGLDFEIFSRELLNKAFQESTLPSDREHVTPYIHQNRSGSVEFQHITRTPDASHYRLTVDTADDFELIRVLIEQYQAQYLSTSQLITVLESHPELVALNAHVEQKKA encoded by the coding sequence ATGAGCGGGTTTCCTTCCCTGCCACGTGTCGGCATTATTTCCCAGGCCCGCATGACCAGTAGTCGCCTGCCGGGCAAGGTACTGCAACCCATTGCTGGCCAACCGCTGCTCCACTACCATCTGGACCACCTGCGTGCAGCCGGGCAGCCAGTTTTTCTGGCTATAACCAATAAGGCTACCGACAATCCACTAGCCGATTTTGCGGCTCAGGCCGGTATTCCCCTAACGCGCGGCAGTGAAGAGGATGTGTTGAGCCGCTATTGGACCTGCGCGCAGGAACATGATTTAGACATCATTGTGCGCGTGACTTCCGACTGCCCGTTGCTGGACGGCCAGCTTATTGGTGAGGGAATAGCCGAATACATTCGACTGGCCAACCCGCGGCTCTACCTATCGAACGTGCTAGAACGGACTTTTCCCCGGGGCCTCGACTTCGAGATTTTCTCACGGGAGCTACTGAATAAGGCTTTTCAAGAGTCCACGCTGCCCAGCGACCGGGAGCATGTGACGCCCTACATTCATCAGAACCGCTCGGGCAGCGTCGAGTTTCAGCATATCACCCGCACGCCCGATGCAAGCCATTACCGTCTCACGGTAGACACCGCCGACGACTTTGAGCTCATTAGAGTGCTGATTGAACAGTATCAGGCTCAGTACCTTTCAACTTCCCAGTTGATAACCGTGCTGGAAAGCCACCCCGAATTGGTGGCCCTGAATGCCCACGTTGAGCAAAAGAAAGCGTAA
- the ffh gene encoding signal recognition particle protein: MFDNLSTKLDKAFKTLKGQGSITEINVAATIKEIRRALVDADVNYKVAKEVTDKIKDEAMGRDVLTTVSPGQLMTKIVYDELTQLMGGTKEDVVLKGDPAVILLSGLQGSGKTTFAGKLATFIKKQNRTVLLVACDIYRPAAIDQLKVLGEQVGVEVYSEPENKNPVEISQNAIAYAKKNNKKVVIIDTAGRLAVDEQMMREIELVKRSINPSETLFVVDAMTGQDAVNTAKTFNDRLNFDGVVLTKLDGDARGGAALSIRAVVEKPIKFISTGEKMEALDMFYPDRMAQRILGMGDVISLVERAQQQFDEDEAKRINQKIRKNQFNFDDFLSQLEQIKKMGNLKDLVGMIPGMSKAIKDVEIDDDAFKPIEAIIKSMTPQERAQPELLNGSRRRRLAKGSGTDIQQVNNLMKQFEDMRKVMRTMNKMSSTKGGMQQMAKMMGMRGK, from the coding sequence ATGTTCGATAATTTAAGTACTAAGCTCGACAAAGCCTTTAAAACCCTTAAAGGCCAGGGCAGCATCACCGAAATCAACGTCGCGGCTACCATCAAGGAAATCCGCCGCGCCCTGGTTGATGCCGACGTGAACTACAAGGTGGCCAAGGAAGTCACCGACAAGATTAAGGACGAGGCCATGGGCCGCGACGTGCTGACCACCGTGTCGCCGGGCCAGCTGATGACCAAAATCGTCTACGACGAGCTCACCCAGCTCATGGGCGGCACCAAGGAAGACGTGGTGCTCAAGGGCGATCCGGCCGTAATTCTGCTCTCGGGCTTGCAAGGTTCGGGCAAAACGACTTTCGCCGGCAAGCTTGCCACCTTTATCAAGAAGCAAAACCGCACGGTGCTGCTCGTGGCCTGCGACATCTACCGCCCCGCCGCTATCGACCAGCTCAAGGTGCTGGGCGAGCAGGTCGGCGTGGAAGTGTACTCGGAGCCGGAAAACAAGAATCCGGTCGAGATTTCGCAGAACGCCATTGCCTACGCCAAGAAAAACAACAAGAAAGTAGTCATCATCGACACCGCCGGCCGCCTGGCCGTAGACGAGCAGATGATGCGCGAAATCGAGTTGGTGAAACGCTCGATTAACCCGTCGGAAACCCTGTTCGTGGTAGACGCCATGACGGGTCAGGACGCGGTGAACACGGCCAAGACCTTCAACGACCGCCTGAACTTCGACGGCGTGGTGTTGACCAAGCTTGACGGTGACGCCCGCGGTGGTGCGGCCCTCTCGATTCGGGCTGTGGTGGAAAAGCCCATCAAGTTCATCTCGACGGGGGAGAAGATGGAAGCCCTGGACATGTTCTATCCCGACCGGATGGCGCAGCGGATTCTGGGCATGGGCGACGTTATTTCGCTCGTGGAGCGGGCCCAGCAGCAGTTCGACGAGGATGAAGCCAAGCGCATCAACCAGAAGATCCGCAAAAACCAGTTCAACTTCGACGACTTCCTCTCCCAGCTAGAGCAGATCAAGAAGATGGGCAACCTGAAGGACCTGGTGGGCATGATTCCCGGCATGAGCAAGGCCATCAAAGACGTGGAAATCGACGACGATGCCTTCAAGCCGATTGAGGCCATCATCAAGAGCATGACCCCGCAAGAGCGTGCCCAGCCCGAGCTGCTCAACGGCTCCCGCCGCCGTCGCCTGGCCAAAGGCAGCGGCACCGACATTCAGCAGGTCAACAACCTGATGAAGCAGTTTGAGGACATGCGCAAAGTGATGCGTACTATGAACAAGATGAGCTCTACCAAGGGCGGTATGCAGCAAATGGCCAAGATGATGGGCATGCGCGGCAAGTAA
- the pseB gene encoding UDP-N-acetylglucosamine 4,6-dehydratase (inverting), translated as MSLDLNHKSILVTGGTGSFGKKFVQAVFEKYPQVKRLVVYSRDELKQYEMSQVFPHDKYPAIRYFIGDVRDGERLKRACEGIDVIVHAAALKQVPAAEYNPMECIKTNIFGAENVINAALDCGVKDVVALSTDKAAAPINLYGATKLCSDKLFVAANNMKGSRDLRFSVVRYGNVIGSRGSVVPFFLQRRHTGVLPITHPDMTRFNISLEQGVDLVLYALEHAWGGEIFVPKIPSYKITEVAKAIGPECKQEIVGIRPGEKLHEAMITETDALSTVELQKYYVILPFTPRWDVEEFIKNFHGKRVPDGFYYDSANNEEWLTAEQIREEIRLHVDADFEA; from the coding sequence ATGAGCCTCGACTTAAATCATAAATCCATTCTGGTAACGGGTGGTACCGGTTCTTTCGGCAAAAAATTCGTGCAGGCCGTTTTCGAGAAGTATCCCCAGGTGAAGCGCCTGGTGGTGTACTCCCGCGACGAGCTGAAGCAGTACGAAATGTCCCAGGTATTTCCCCACGATAAATACCCGGCCATCCGCTACTTCATCGGCGACGTGCGCGACGGAGAGCGGCTCAAGCGCGCCTGCGAAGGCATCGACGTAATTGTGCACGCCGCGGCCCTCAAGCAGGTGCCCGCCGCCGAGTACAACCCGATGGAGTGCATCAAGACCAACATCTTCGGGGCCGAAAACGTCATCAACGCCGCCCTCGACTGCGGCGTGAAGGACGTGGTAGCCCTGAGCACGGACAAGGCGGCGGCCCCCATCAACCTGTACGGGGCCACCAAGCTCTGCTCGGACAAGCTCTTCGTGGCGGCCAACAACATGAAAGGCTCCCGCGACCTGCGCTTCTCGGTGGTGCGCTACGGCAACGTCATCGGCTCCCGCGGCTCGGTGGTGCCGTTCTTTCTGCAGCGCCGCCACACCGGCGTGCTGCCCATCACCCACCCCGACATGACCCGCTTCAACATTTCCCTGGAGCAGGGCGTGGACCTCGTCCTGTACGCCCTGGAACATGCCTGGGGCGGCGAAATCTTCGTGCCCAAGATTCCTTCCTACAAGATTACGGAAGTAGCCAAGGCCATTGGCCCCGAGTGCAAGCAGGAAATCGTGGGCATCCGGCCCGGCGAGAAGCTGCACGAGGCCATGATTACCGAAACCGATGCGCTGAGCACCGTAGAGCTGCAGAAGTACTACGTGATTCTGCCCTTCACCCCGCGCTGGGACGTGGAAGAGTTCATCAAAAACTTCCACGGCAAACGGGTGCCCGACGGCTTTTACTACGATTCGGCCAACAACGAGGAGTGGCTTACCGCCGAGCAGATTCGCGAGGAAATCCGCCTGCACGTCGACGCCGATTTCGAGGCGTAA
- a CDS encoding T9SS type A sorting domain-containing protein: MDAIDNNMVGGLRYSIIDMSLRGGLGDVTATKSVRLPTPTLTGKVTEKLTAALHSNGRDYWVVVHGWQSNVFYSFLLSPTGISTTPVASIAGPVHQGGGSFFGAANAVGYMRISPNGAKLALAQRDSQFELYDFSNSTGSVSNYMSLQGSNYLRYGIEFSPDNSRLYTTSYSDGGYDTSVDQFNLVAVGASAIQNSRQTIASISGLCVAIQAAPNGKLYLSALNKNYLSSIEQPNLLGNSAGFRTNSVSLGQRVGQNGLPNFPNAVSSVVASTTAQLSAATSLTPNPARAQVTLTLPATMAKQSVEVDFINVLGQIVAHEARPSAASPLTFSLAQLAQGVYTVRISSAAGIASKKLVVE, encoded by the coding sequence GTGGATGCCATCGACAACAATATGGTCGGAGGCCTACGCTACTCTATTATTGATATGTCCCTACGTGGGGGCCTAGGCGATGTGACGGCCACAAAATCGGTGCGTCTGCCTACTCCTACCCTAACCGGAAAGGTAACGGAGAAGCTGACTGCTGCTCTACACAGCAATGGCCGCGATTACTGGGTAGTCGTGCATGGTTGGCAATCCAATGTTTTCTACAGTTTCCTGCTTTCCCCTACTGGCATTAGCACCACGCCGGTAGCTAGCATTGCCGGCCCGGTACACCAAGGGGGCGGCAGCTTCTTCGGGGCCGCTAATGCCGTAGGGTACATGCGCATCTCGCCGAATGGTGCCAAACTGGCTTTGGCCCAGCGGGATTCCCAGTTCGAGCTGTACGATTTTAGTAATTCGACGGGCTCAGTATCGAATTATATGTCGCTGCAGGGTTCCAACTACTTGCGTTACGGCATTGAATTCTCACCCGACAACTCTCGGCTATATACCACCTCCTATTCGGATGGTGGTTACGACACAAGCGTTGATCAATTCAACCTGGTGGCAGTAGGTGCCTCGGCAATTCAAAACTCCCGCCAAACCATAGCTTCCATTTCCGGCTTGTGCGTTGCCATACAAGCAGCGCCAAACGGTAAGCTTTACCTTTCGGCTTTAAATAAAAACTATCTGAGTTCGATAGAACAGCCAAATCTATTGGGGAACTCTGCTGGTTTTAGAACAAACAGCGTTTCCCTTGGGCAACGTGTTGGACAAAATGGCCTGCCCAACTTCCCCAATGCCGTCAGTTCAGTTGTAGCCTCCACCACGGCCCAGCTAAGCGCCGCTACGAGCCTGACTCCGAATCCTGCCCGCGCCCAGGTAACGCTGACCTTGCCGGCAACTATGGCAAAGCAGTCGGTTGAAGTTGACTTTATCAACGTGTTGGGGCAGATAGTCGCCCACGAGGCACGTCCCAGCGCGGCTTCCCCGTTGACGTTCTCACTGGCCCAGCTGGCGCAGGGTGTGTACACGGTGCGCATCAGTAGTGCCGCGGGCATTGCCAGCAAGAAACTGGTGGTGGAATAA